A region of Plantactinospora sp. BC1 DNA encodes the following proteins:
- a CDS encoding cell wall anchor protein, with product MIRPKLSLRRSAAVLGAAFLGLGAAVAIAAPASAHHPEIYGNFCVVKGSNNYEFQWTVGNSENIKAEVTKVRPGPAGDIREGAELNPRGGAPLTGTETRTAASKQQLNKNLTVEAKWRRDGRIIKEERTVAAKDKGKCDTPPTTPPTTPPTTPPATPTPEPTPSATPTPEPTPSTTPTPEPTPSVTPEPVEPVGTYESTCDELIITLENTTDAEISVVLTPNEGEAKTLTVAPGETGSVKFPAEEGLTVTPSGEGLEGEPIVYEKPEDCGGGGGGELPLTGAAAGGIAGGAVLLLAAGVVLYIVARRRRVTFTA from the coding sequence GTGATCCGTCCTAAGCTGTCGCTCCGGCGATCGGCTGCCGTCCTCGGGGCCGCCTTCCTCGGCCTCGGCGCGGCAGTCGCGATTGCGGCACCGGCCAGCGCCCACCACCCCGAGATCTACGGCAACTTCTGCGTCGTCAAGGGGAGCAACAACTACGAGTTCCAGTGGACGGTCGGCAACAGCGAGAACATCAAGGCTGAGGTCACCAAGGTCCGTCCCGGTCCGGCCGGCGACATCCGCGAGGGTGCCGAGCTGAACCCGCGGGGCGGCGCGCCGCTCACCGGCACCGAGACCCGCACGGCGGCCTCGAAGCAGCAGCTCAACAAGAACCTGACGGTCGAGGCCAAGTGGCGCCGGGACGGTCGGATCATCAAGGAAGAGCGCACGGTCGCGGCCAAGGACAAGGGCAAGTGCGACACCCCGCCCACCACGCCGCCGACCACCCCGCCGACGACTCCGCCGGCCACCCCGACCCCGGAGCCGACGCCGTCCGCGACGCCGACCCCGGAGCCGACCCCGTCGACCACCCCCACCCCGGAGCCGACCCCGTCGGTCACCCCGGAGCCGGTCGAGCCGGTGGGCACCTACGAGTCCACCTGTGACGAGCTGATCATCACGCTCGAGAACACCACCGACGCGGAGATCAGCGTCGTCCTCACCCCGAACGAGGGCGAGGCCAAGACCCTGACCGTGGCCCCGGGCGAGACCGGCAGCGTCAAGTTCCCGGCCGAGGAGGGCCTGACCGTCACCCCCAGTGGTGAGGGCCTGGAGGGCGAGCCGATCGTCTACGAGAAGCCGGAGGACTGCGGTGGCGGCGGCGGTGGCGAACTGCCGCTGACCGGTGCCGCTGCCGGTGGCATCGCGGGTGGCGCGGTGCTGCTGCTCGCCGCCGGTGTGGTGCTCTACATCGTGGCCCGCCGCCGTCGGGTGACCTTCACCGCCTGA
- a CDS encoding PCC domain-containing protein — translation MILVSVQPGQEVMTTLKAELQARGVTNGAIVSLIGAVEGCAISTMAADDYSKDIVTEYEEPMELTGTGEVKDGEVHVHVVLGRQGDEAKAGHLHWGRVEHFFVNAYVLAL, via the coding sequence ATGATCCTCGTTTCCGTGCAGCCCGGCCAGGAAGTCATGACGACGCTGAAGGCCGAGCTTCAGGCACGTGGCGTCACGAACGGCGCGATCGTGTCGCTGATCGGGGCCGTCGAGGGCTGTGCGATCTCGACGATGGCGGCCGATGACTACTCCAAGGACATCGTCACGGAGTACGAGGAGCCGATGGAGCTGACCGGGACGGGCGAGGTCAAGGACGGCGAGGTGCACGTACACGTCGTACTCGGCCGGCAGGGCGACGAGGCGAAGGCCGGTCATCTGCACTGGGGCAGGGTCGAACACTTCTTCGTCAACGCCTACGTGTTGGCGCTGTGA